A genomic stretch from Lathyrus oleraceus cultivar Zhongwan6 chromosome 2, CAAS_Psat_ZW6_1.0, whole genome shotgun sequence includes:
- the LOC127120214 gene encoding uncharacterized protein LOC127120214 produces the protein MPTFSAIALDRLLDTGASKPIDKPVPTSMPVPISRRTLDRTASAPAMKKKVPRPPLKPALYTTPEMKLLPVADSPSSFPPSPYVINHKRRGPGLLKSSSEACVLSKQNSEAIDDKSFDTMIGSSAGDLQFAFSNHDPVEEEHTNSVCGGKFVRRNGGEPVNGHQEPENSSLTNVLHRDNGPALNLERDTDTEDFFDLKDSMSFTSNTDVEENAVTDLLVKFSSPVGEFYDAWEELSSVSATQNSAYDVEAELREMRLSLLMEIEKRKQAEDSLNNMKSQWESIRQGLRLVGIILPAGLSTVAEAEQLNSDPVEDLCQQLYVARFISNTIGRATVRAEVEMEMEAQLESKNFEIARILERLHCYETMNREMSQRNQEAVEMARRERQRKSKRQKWIWGSITTVIALGTAAIALSYLPVDRGSSSVEDYLVSEHDDTAK, from the exons ATGCCGACTTTTTCTGCAATAGCATTGGATAGGTTGTTAGATACTGGAGCTTCCAAGCCAATTGATAAACCTGTTCCAACTTCAATGCCTGTACCAATATCTCGGCGGACACTTGATAGGACTGCTAGTGCGCCAGCTATGAAAAAGAAGGTTCCTCGTCCTCCGTTGAAGCCAGCACTTTATACCACACCTGAAATGAAATTACTTCCGGTTGCAGATTCGCCTTCTTCATTCCCACCTTCACCATATGTTATTAACCATAAACGTCGTGGCCCAGGTCTCCTCAAGAGTTCGTCTGAGGCTTGTGTGCTTTCCAAGCAGAATAGTGAAGCAATTGATGATAAGAGCTTTGATACTATGATTGGAAGTTCAGCTGGTGATCTCCAATTCGCCTTTTCAAACCATGATCCTGTTGAAGAAGAGCACACAAATAGTGTTTGTGGTGGTAAATTTGTTAGACGCAATGGAGGTGAGCCGGTGAATGGACACCAAGAACCTGAGAATAGTAGTCTTACAAATGTTTTACACAGGGATAATGGGCCTGCATTGAATTTGGAAAGAGATACAGATACTGAAGACTTCTTTGACCTGAAAGATTCCATGAGTTTTACAAGCAACACAGATGTGGAAGAGAATGCAGTGACAGACCTACTTGTGAAATTCAGCAGTCCTGTTGGCGAGTTTTATGATGCTTGGGAAG AACTATCATCGGTGTCTGCTACTCAAAATTCTGCATATGATGTTGAAGCTGAATTGCGTGAAATGAGATTGAGTCTATTGATGGAAATAGAGAAGCGGAAGCAAGCCGAAGATTCCCTAAATAACATGAAAAGTCAATGGGAGAGTATTAGGCAGGGGTTGCGTCTAGTGGGAATCATTTTGCCTGCAGGTCTTAGTACTGTAGCTGAGGCTGAGCAGCTGAATTCTGATCCTGTGGAAGACCTATGTCAACAACTTTATGTTGCTAGATTCATATCAAATACTATTGGGAGAGCAACTGTCAGGGCTGAGGTAGAAATGGAGATGGAAGCTCAACTAGAGTCTAAGAACTTTGAGATTGCTCGAATCTTGGAACGTCTCCACTGTTATGAGACCATGAATCGGGAGATGTCTCAGCGAAACCAGGAAGCAGTAG AGATGGCACGACGCGAGAGGCAAAGAAAGAGTAAGAGGCAGAAGTGGATTTGGGGTTCCATTACGACTGTCATTGCACTTGGTACTGCAGCAATAGCATTGTCCTATCTTCCAGTTGATAGAGGATCATCCTCAGTAGAAGATTATCTGGTTTCCGAACATGATGATACAGCTAAGTAA
- the LOC127120216 gene encoding uncharacterized protein LOC127120216 has product MFRSNSTRRGHEKYEKLDKEFGENNNGISNEEYLKRSASVPSGPSNTKAKMAMASNFVDINLQRNPTKKGSDHKEKSSVHPLLNFFDFRRKKKKATSKPEFARYVEYMKEGGTWDSESNKPVIYYK; this is encoded by the coding sequence ATGTTTAGATCCAATAGTACTCGAAGAGGCCATGAAAAATATGAGAAATTAGATAAAGAGTTTGGTGAAAATAATAATGGGATTTCAAATGAAGAGTACTTGAAGAGAAGTGCAAGCGTCCCTTCAGGGCCATCAAATACTAAGGCAAAAATGGCTATGGCTTCaaactttgtggatattaatcTACAAAGAAACCCTACAAAGAAAGGTAGTGATCATAAGGAAAAGAGTAGTGTTCACCCACTTTTGAATTTCTTTGATTTtagaaggaagaagaagaaagcAACATCTAAGCCTGAATTTGCTAGATATGTTGAGTATATGAAGGAAGGAGGCACGTGGGATTCTGAATCAAATAAGCCTGTAATTTATTATAAATGA
- the LOC127120217 gene encoding gamma carbonic anhydrase 1, mitochondrial, whose amino-acid sequence MGTLGRAFYAVGFWIRETGQAIDRLGSRLQGNYYFQEQLSRHRPLMNVYDKAPYVHKDAFIAPSASITGDVQIGQSSSIWYGCVLRGDVNSITIGSSTNIQDNSLVHVAKSNLPGKVLPTIIGDNVTVGHSAVLQGCIVEDEAFIGMGATLLDGVYVEKHAMVAAGALVKQHTRIPCGEVWGGNPARFLRKLTEDEMTFFSQSALNYSNLAQAHAAENAKPLDETEFVKVLGKKVARPEDGSVLGAVQDTPPETNLPNNVVVDKVPKA is encoded by the exons ATGGGAACGTTGGGCCGAGCTTTCTACGCCGTCGGATTCTGGATCCGCGAGACCGGCCAAGCCATCGATCGTCTCGGCTCTCGCCTCCAAGGCAACTACTACTTCCAAGAACAAC TATCCAGGCATCGACCTTTGATGAATGTATATGATAAAGCTCCTTACGTTCATAAAGATGCATTTATTGCTCCAAGTGCTTCCATTACCGGTGATGTTCAGATTGGTCAATCTTCCTCCATTTGGTATGGATGTGTTCTCAGAG GTGATGTTAACAGCATTACTATTGGATCTTCAACTAATATACAAGACAATTCTCTTGTTCATGTTGCTAAGTCTAATTTGCCTGGAAAGGTATTACCTACTATCATTGGAGATAATGTCACTGTAG GTCACAGTGCTGTGTTACAAGGATGCATTGTTGAGGATGAGGCATTCATTGGGATGGGTGCAACCTTACTTGATGGTGTGTATGTTGAGAAACATGCCATGGTTGCTGCTGGAGCTCTTGTCAAGCAGCATACTAGGATCCCCTGTGGAGAG GTTTGGGGAGGTAATCCAGCAAGGTTCTTGAGGAAGCTTACAGAAGATGAAATGACATTCTTCTCACAATCCGCCTTAAATTATTCCAATTTGGCTCAGGCTCATGCTGCTGAAAATGCAAAACCACTGGACGAGACTGAATTTGTGAAAGTTCTTGGCAAGAAGGTTGCTCGTCCTGAAGATGGTTCAGTACTCGGCGCTGTTCAAGACACACCTCCAGAGACTAACCTCCCAAATAATGTTGTGGTAGATAAAGTTCCAAAGGCTTAA